CCGGCAGGCTTGATGTTTGATGTAAAAAAGGCATACTTATCCCACCGAAGATTTGGATTGCCGGTGCCAATTGGCGCAACGTTCCAGAACCGTGTGGTAACAACGATTGTGTCATTTTCAAAATATACCTCATTGAAAAGTTGGGCGAAAGACGCCTCAATTAAATTGAATGCATAGTTTGCTAGCGACCACTCGATTGCTGAGAATGACGCAAGCTTCCTAGGTTTGTCACCGACGTTTTTAACCTTTACCATCCAGATTTCGCAATCATCGCGCCTTGGAACAAAATATGTAATCTCGCCTGCGATTTCGCTATACTCCGATTTAAGTTTTGTGTATCCTAGGCCATGTCTGGATTCCCAATTTACATATGGCTTTTGGACCGGCTGCCAATTGATATTCCAGTACTCCCCAGTTTCCATGTCACGAAGGTATACAAATCGGCCTGGACAATCGCGGTACACAACAAACGGAGGGTATTCTTTGGTGATTCGATTGTAACCTGAAGTTTCATAAAATGAATACCCTCCGCCTGTTTGTGAGCAAAGAGCACAATACTTTTCATTTGAGAGGTAGTTAATCCAAGGCCGAGGGGTATCCGGTCTATACATGATATACTCTTTCCCATCAAGCGAGAAATCACCGTATTTACTCATTGATCCAACCCCCTTACCAAAAGTTCGTCAACGTTAACATGCCTGACCCCCGGTACCCCGCTAACAATAAACTGCGCGACGTCTCTTTGCTCGAGGTTTTCCACATACCCTTTGAGGAAAACATTCCCTGCAGAGACACGCACCTCTATTGGCAGTCCGCTTATTCGTTTGTCAGATGCAAGTGCATTCCTAACTCTGTTTGATAAAGCTTCATCTGCGACAGTCATTTTCAAAACCTCTCCTACTTCTATTTTTTGGGATGTTTGGTAGCTTATAAAGCAACTATAGTGCGTTGAATGAGATCTACGTTTTATGAAGTTTTGCGATTCCTGTATTATATCTTCAAAAGCACGATATCCGGCTACAAAATGCCTACCCATGGGTGCGATAGTTCTAAACTCAGCAGAAACAAGCATACCCAGCGCTTGATTTGCAATTGTGCACAATCTAGCCTAACAAAATGTTATTTGCTTATGCTTCGGGCATCTTAGTGTAAGGTTGATTTATAATTGGGGCTAGTCAAGACATGAAAAATGCGTTAAAATCTAGATTGTTGTGTTTTGAAAATGTTTAAGTAGGGCTAAGCCCACAACTCATAGCGATTAAAATAAGAAAGGAGAAACATTAGTGGCTTACAAGATTACTGATGAATGCACCATGTGCGGAACCTGCATTGAGGAATGCCCATTTGAAGCAATTAAAGAGGGTGACCCCAAATACGTAATTGACCCTGATATTTGCACCGACTGTGGCTCATGCCAGGCTGTGTGCCCGACAGGAGCGATTGTAGAGGACTGAGTTTTTTAAAAGATTAAAATTGCGTGAACGGCATCCAGGGATGGTTCCGTCGGTGGGTGCCGTTTTTCTTTTCAGCTTTGGAAAGAATGAGTTCCGCGTCTGAGGAGGCAAGCAATGAAGGTCGCAGTGAGTGTTCGAAGTTTTGCTCTGGATTTCTATCGAGGTGAAATGGACCTTGAGAAATTTATATGGAAGGCAAAAGAGTTGGGTGCAGATGCTGTAGAGCTCAGCAGTTTTTATTGGCGAGACCGAAACGCAGAAATTGGAAAAGTCAAATCTGCATTAAAGGAAGCCAAAATGCCTGTGTGCACATGGGCTGTATGGAATAACTTTGTGAATCCTGATCTTGTTCAGCGTGAGGAAGCCCTAAATAGTATCTACAATGGCATTGAAGAAGCAGTGAACCTAAACTGCGGTGTAGTTAGGGTTTTATTGGGTACTGTTGCCAATGGTGTTTTGTTTCAGACTGCTCTTGATTGGATAGTTACAGGGTTGGTGGAAGCAGTTAAATACGCGGCACCACATGGGGTGGTGCTTGCTATTGAAAACCATGGATTTTTGGTTAGTAAGGCTGAGCAAATCGAGGATGTAATTAAGACTGTGGGCTCACCTATACTGCGTGTAAATGTTGATACAGGCAATTTTCTTCTTGTAAACCAATCCCCTGCAGAC
The Armatimonadota bacterium genome window above contains:
- a CDS encoding BON domain-containing protein; its protein translation is MTVADEALSNRVRNALASDKRISGLPIEVRVSAGNVFLKGYVENLEQRDVAQFIVSGVPGVRHVNVDELLVRGLDQ
- a CDS encoding sugar phosphate isomerase/epimerase family protein, which codes for MKVAVSVRSFALDFYRGEMDLEKFIWKAKELGADAVELSSFYWRDRNAEIGKVKSALKEAKMPVCTWAVWNNFVNPDLVQREEALNSIYNGIEEAVNLNCGVVRVLLGTVANGVLFQTALDWIVTGLVEAVKYAAPHGVVLAIENHGFLVSKAEQIEDVIKTVGSPILRVNVDTGNFLLVNQSPADAIRRLAPWIISVHLKDYKEVPIGYQGNACIAADGRKYMGTVLGEGDADIQECLKVLRETGYKGYLSIEYEGDEDPSAAVSKSIAYVRSLLASPN
- a CDS encoding 4Fe-4S binding protein; this translates as MAYKITDECTMCGTCIEECPFEAIKEGDPKYVIDPDICTDCGSCQAVCPTGAIVED